A genome region from Microbacterium profundi includes the following:
- a CDS encoding LOG family protein — protein MSDAQPDQLTAAVDEIMADAGITRNRSLIRRMLSTGILLGQEDTDRLDLKIASAALVEMRDAFRLFQPYADVPKVTVFGSARTTQDDPLYVQARSVASVLAERGWMVVTGAGPGIMQAAAEGAGEKMALGVSIRLPFEEKPDAVVADDTHRVEMKYFFTRKLMLVKESTGFICLPGGFGTLDEMFELLTLQQTGKAEPMPIVLLDQPGGTFWKGLERFVVESLIPARVISADDFDRVLVTDSAEEAVAEITGFWRNYDSLRWADDVLVLRLKNTPTDAEIETLNDEFASLLVGGRIESTGALPIEQADHDRVDLPRLALRLRQREVGGLYRLIDAINALGSARSDG, from the coding sequence ATGAGCGACGCGCAGCCGGACCAACTCACCGCGGCGGTCGATGAGATCATGGCCGATGCCGGGATCACGAGGAACCGTTCGCTGATCCGACGGATGCTCAGCACCGGCATCCTGCTCGGCCAGGAGGACACCGACCGCCTCGATCTCAAGATCGCCTCGGCGGCGCTCGTCGAGATGCGCGATGCCTTCCGCCTGTTCCAGCCGTACGCCGACGTGCCGAAGGTCACGGTGTTCGGCTCGGCCCGCACCACACAGGACGACCCGCTGTATGTGCAGGCGCGTTCGGTCGCATCCGTGCTGGCGGAGCGCGGCTGGATGGTCGTCACCGGCGCAGGGCCCGGCATCATGCAGGCGGCCGCCGAGGGTGCGGGGGAGAAGATGGCGCTCGGCGTGTCGATCCGTCTTCCGTTCGAGGAGAAGCCGGATGCCGTCGTCGCCGATGACACGCACCGCGTCGAGATGAAGTACTTCTTCACCCGCAAGCTCATGCTCGTCAAGGAATCCACCGGCTTCATCTGCCTCCCCGGCGGCTTCGGCACCTTGGACGAGATGTTCGAGCTGCTGACGCTGCAGCAGACCGGCAAGGCGGAGCCCATGCCGATCGTGCTGCTCGACCAGCCGGGCGGCACTTTCTGGAAGGGCCTCGAGCGATTCGTCGTCGAGAGCCTGATCCCGGCACGTGTCATCTCGGCCGACGACTTCGACCGTGTGCTCGTGACCGACTCCGCCGAGGAGGCGGTCGCCGAGATCACCGGTTTCTGGCGCAACTACGACTCGTTGCGGTGGGCCGATGATGTGCTGGTGCTGCGGCTCAAGAACACGCCGACGGATGCCGAGATCGAAACGCTGAACGATGAGTTCGCGTCGCTGCTGGTCGGCGGTCGGATCGAGTCGACAGGAGCACTCCCGATCGAGCAGGCCGACCACGACCGCGTCGACCTGCCTCGACTCGCGCTGCGTCTGCGCCAGCGGGAGGTCGGTGGCCTCTACCGCCTCATCGACGCGATCAACGCACTCGGCTCCGCACGCTCCGACGGCTGA
- a CDS encoding YlxR family protein, producing MEPVRTCVGCRVRASRSALLRVVSHDGVLIIDERAVMTGRGAWLHPTQECMAAALRRRAFARALRVSEPLDTQTIEKRLNGYGNKVNGSK from the coding sequence ATGGAACCTGTACGAACGTGCGTCGGTTGTCGCGTGCGTGCTTCCCGATCCGCTCTTCTCAGAGTGGTTTCCCATGACGGCGTCCTCATCATCGATGAGCGTGCCGTGATGACAGGGAGGGGCGCCTGGCTGCATCCGACGCAGGAATGCATGGCTGCCGCACTGCGGCGCCGCGCTTTCGCACGAGCCCTCCGTGTGTCCGAACCACTGGACACGCAGACCATCGAGAAACGGCTGAATGGCTATGGAAACAAAGTGAACGGCTCGAAATGA
- the nusA gene encoding transcription termination factor NusA, which yields MDIELGLLRGIEKEKAIPFDELVAIIEQAVLTAYGKHVSEEGTIPEGVRVELDRKTGHVAVLQPVKDDDGAIIGEEDATPDDFGRIGAFAAKQVISQRLRDIADEAVLGEFKGKEGDIVAGVIQQGPNPRMIHVDLGSVEAILPPEEQVPGEDYAHGSRLRVYVTAVAKGLKGPQITVSRTHPGLVRKLFALEVPEIAAGLVEIVSLAREAGHRTKIAVRSDDPSINAKGACIGELGRRVRAVTEELSGEKIDIVDHDPDLATFVAHALSPAKVTSSFVLDANTKAVRALVPDYQLSLAIGKEGQNARLAAKLTGAKIDIQPDSILD from the coding sequence ATGGACATCGAATTGGGGCTGCTGCGCGGGATCGAGAAGGAGAAGGCGATTCCCTTCGACGAACTCGTCGCGATCATCGAGCAGGCCGTTCTGACGGCATACGGCAAGCACGTCTCGGAAGAGGGCACCATCCCTGAGGGCGTCCGCGTCGAACTCGACCGCAAGACCGGTCACGTGGCCGTGCTGCAGCCGGTCAAGGACGACGACGGCGCCATCATCGGTGAAGAGGACGCCACCCCTGACGACTTCGGCCGTATCGGAGCCTTCGCCGCCAAGCAGGTCATCAGCCAGCGTCTGCGCGACATCGCCGATGAAGCCGTGCTCGGCGAGTTCAAGGGCAAAGAAGGCGACATCGTCGCCGGCGTCATCCAGCAGGGTCCGAACCCGCGCATGATCCACGTCGACCTCGGCAGCGTCGAGGCCATTCTCCCGCCCGAGGAGCAGGTGCCCGGCGAGGACTACGCCCACGGCTCCCGCCTGCGCGTCTACGTCACCGCGGTCGCGAAGGGTCTCAAAGGACCGCAGATCACCGTCTCGCGCACCCACCCGGGGCTCGTGCGCAAGCTGTTCGCGCTCGAGGTGCCCGAGATCGCCGCCGGGCTCGTCGAGATCGTCTCGCTCGCCCGCGAAGCCGGTCACCGCACCAAGATCGCCGTCAGGTCGGACGATCCTTCCATCAACGCGAAGGGCGCATGCATCGGAGAACTCGGTCGTCGAGTGCGGGCCGTCACGGAAGAGCTGTCGGGGGAGAAGATCGACATCGTCGACCACGATCCCGATCTCGCCACCTTCGTCGCCCATGCGCTCTCGCCGGCCAAGGTCACGAGCTCGTTCGTACTGGATGCGAACACCAAGGCCGTGCGCGCTCTTGTGCCCGACTACCAGTTGTCGCTCGCGATCGGCAAGGAGGGCCAGAACGCCCGGCTCGCGGCCAAGCTGACCGGCGCGAAGATCGACATCCAGCCAGACAGCATCTTGGACTGA
- the infB gene encoding translation initiation factor IF-2 has translation MAAKPRVHEIAAELGVDSKFALAKLKELGEFVKSPSSTIEPPVARKLRAAIEADSASKPKAEEKPAAAAKPAAAKSGAAKPGAATPGPKSPTPGPKPGPKPAPEPAPAEAPAAEAPAPAAEASAAQAPAAAEAPAAAKPVADSDDKGGAPKPGAPRPGNNPFSSAQGMGQRPAGPRPGNNPFASAQGMGQRPTPGNIPRPQAPRPGAPRPGAPRPGAPRPGAPRSGGPGRPGGAPFQQRSGGPGRPGAGAGAPGGGPGARPGGGFAGRPGGGGGRGRGPGGGTAGAFGKGGGKSKQRKSRRAKRQEFEMRSAPVVGGVNVTRGNGEIIRMRRGASIADFADKIETLTGYTVQPGTLVTILFNLGEMATATESLDEATFEVLGEELGYKIQMVSPEDEDKELLEGFGLDLAKELEEESEDDLEIRPPVVTVMGHVDHGKTRLLDAIRQTNVIEGEAGGITQHIGAYQVWTEHEGHERAITFIDTPGHEAFTAMRARGAQVTDLAILVVAADDGIMPQTVEALNHAQAAGVPIVVAVNKVDKPDANPVKVRQQLTEYGLVAEEYGGDVMFVDVSARAGTGIQELLDAVLLAADAGLDLTANPNKSARGVAIEAKLDKGRGSIATVLIQSGTLRVGDSIVAGTAYGRVRAMLDENGEAVDEAYPSRPVQVQGLNSVPRAGDVFIVTEEDRMARQIAEKREAVERNALLAKARKRISLEDFTRALEEGKVETLNLIIKGDVSGAVEALEESLLKIEVDDTVQLRIIHRGVGAVTESDVNLATIDNAIIVGFNVRPDPKAREAAAREGVDVRFYSVIYSAIDEIESSLKGMLKPEFEEIQSGVAEIREVFRSSKFGNIAGVIVRSGTITRNAKARIIRDGVVLADGLAIESLRRFKDDVTEVRTDYEAGIGLGKFNDIQIGDEIETTELVEKPRG, from the coding sequence GTGGCTGCCAAACCACGCGTACACGAGATTGCCGCTGAGCTCGGCGTCGACAGCAAGTTCGCACTCGCAAAGCTGAAGGAGCTCGGCGAGTTCGTCAAGAGCCCTTCGTCGACCATCGAGCCCCCAGTGGCTCGCAAGCTCCGTGCGGCCATCGAGGCCGACAGTGCTTCCAAGCCCAAGGCTGAAGAGAAGCCTGCCGCTGCGGCGAAGCCCGCAGCCGCGAAATCCGGTGCGGCCAAGCCCGGTGCTGCGACGCCAGGGCCGAAGTCCCCGACGCCGGGCCCCAAGCCCGGCCCGAAGCCGGCGCCCGAGCCTGCACCCGCAGAAGCGCCGGCTGCAGAAGCACCAGCACCGGCTGCAGAAGCATCCGCTGCTCAGGCACCCGCTGCTGCCGAGGCTCCCGCAGCTGCGAAGCCCGTTGCGGATTCCGACGACAAGGGCGGCGCCCCCAAGCCCGGAGCCCCCCGCCCCGGCAACAACCCGTTCTCGTCCGCGCAGGGCATGGGCCAGCGCCCGGCCGGCCCGCGTCCGGGCAACAACCCCTTCGCATCCGCTCAGGGCATGGGCCAGCGCCCGACGCCTGGTAACATCCCGCGTCCGCAGGCTCCGCGTCCAGGAGCACCCCGCCCGGGCGCTCCGCGTCCGGGGGCCCCGCGTCCCGGTGCTCCGCGCTCCGGCGGTCCCGGTCGTCCCGGTGGTGCACCGTTCCAGCAGCGCTCAGGCGGCCCCGGTCGTCCAGGCGCCGGTGCAGGCGCACCAGGCGGCGGTCCCGGTGCTCGTCCCGGCGGCGGCTTCGCTGGTCGTCCAGGCGGCGGCGGTGGCCGTGGTCGTGGACCCGGCGGTGGAACCGCAGGCGCCTTCGGTAAGGGAGGCGGCAAGTCCAAGCAGCGCAAGTCGCGTAGGGCGAAGCGGCAGGAGTTCGAAATGCGGTCGGCTCCGGTCGTCGGTGGCGTCAACGTCACCCGCGGCAACGGAGAGATCATCCGCATGCGCCGCGGCGCATCGATCGCAGACTTCGCCGACAAGATCGAGACGCTGACCGGCTACACCGTGCAGCCCGGAACCCTTGTCACGATCCTCTTCAACCTCGGCGAGATGGCCACGGCCACCGAGTCGCTAGACGAGGCGACCTTCGAGGTCCTCGGCGAGGAGCTCGGCTACAAGATCCAGATGGTCTCGCCCGAGGACGAGGACAAGGAGCTCCTCGAGGGCTTCGGTCTCGATCTCGCCAAGGAGCTCGAAGAGGAGAGCGAGGACGACCTCGAGATCCGTCCGCCGGTCGTCACCGTCATGGGTCACGTCGACCACGGTAAGACGCGCCTCCTCGACGCGATCCGTCAGACCAACGTCATCGAGGGTGAGGCCGGAGGCATCACCCAGCACATCGGTGCCTACCAGGTGTGGACCGAGCACGAGGGCCACGAGCGCGCCATCACCTTCATCGACACCCCCGGGCACGAGGCGTTCACCGCCATGCGTGCCCGTGGTGCGCAGGTCACCGACCTCGCGATCCTGGTGGTCGCGGCCGACGACGGCATCATGCCGCAGACGGTCGAGGCGCTCAACCACGCCCAGGCCGCCGGCGTCCCGATCGTGGTCGCGGTGAACAAGGTCGACAAGCCGGACGCCAACCCGGTGAAGGTTCGTCAGCAGCTGACCGAGTACGGCCTCGTCGCAGAGGAGTATGGCGGAGACGTCATGTTCGTCGACGTCTCGGCGCGTGCAGGCACCGGCATCCAGGAGCTTCTGGACGCTGTTCTGCTCGCGGCCGACGCGGGCCTGGACCTCACCGCGAACCCGAACAAGTCCGCACGTGGAGTCGCCATCGAGGCGAAGCTCGACAAGGGACGCGGTTCGATCGCGACAGTGCTCATCCAGTCCGGAACGCTGCGCGTCGGTGACTCGATCGTCGCAGGCACCGCCTACGGCCGAGTCCGTGCGATGCTCGACGAGAACGGCGAAGCAGTCGACGAGGCATACCCGTCCCGTCCGGTGCAGGTGCAGGGTCTCAACTCGGTGCCGCGCGCCGGTGACGTCTTCATCGTCACCGAAGAGGACCGCATGGCTCGCCAGATCGCTGAGAAGCGTGAGGCCGTCGAGCGCAACGCCCTGCTGGCCAAGGCTCGCAAGCGCATCTCGCTCGAGGACTTCACCCGTGCTCTCGAAGAGGGCAAGGTCGAGACGCTCAACCTCATCATCAAGGGTGACGTCTCCGGTGCCGTCGAGGCGCTGGAGGAGTCGCTGCTCAAGATCGAGGTCGACGACACTGTGCAGCTGCGCATCATCCACCGCGGTGTGGGTGCTGTCACCGAGTCGGATGTGAACCTGGCGACGATCGACAACGCGATCATCGTGGGCTTCAACGTCCGCCCCGACCCCAAGGCCCGTGAGGCTGCGGCTCGTGAGGGCGTGGATGTCCGGTTCTACTCGGTCATCTACTCCGCGATCGATGAGATCGAGAGTTCACTCAAGGGCATGCTCAAGCCGGAGTTCGAAGAGATCCAGTCCGGTGTCGCCGAGATCCGCGAGGTGTTCCGCTCCTCGAAGTTCGGCAACATCGCCGGTGTCATCGTGCGATCGGGAACGATCACGCGAAACGCCAAGGCTCGCATCATCCGCGACGGGGTCGTGCTCGCCGATGGCCTCGCCATCGAGTCGCTGCGCCGATTCAAGGATGACGTCACCGAGGTGCGCACGGACTACGAGGCCGGTATCGGCCTCGGCAAGTTCAACGACATCCAGATCGGCGACGAGATCGAGACCACCGAACTGGTCGAGAAGCCTCGCGGCTGA